The Eublepharis macularius isolate TG4126 chromosome 12, MPM_Emac_v1.0, whole genome shotgun sequence genomic sequence GAGGGGGACAAGTTTTGGATCTGCAGGGAGCCTGTCTGCTGGGTGGAGGGCAAAGTCTGGAGTTGAAGGGGGCCCACTTGCTGGGAAGGCTGGAGGGTTTGGATCTGCAGGGTCCCCACCTGCTGGGTAGAGACAGCCTGAAATTGCAGAGTGTTCACCTTCTGGGAAGGCTGAAGTGTTTGGAATTGCATCGTGCCAGTCGCTGGGTAACTGGACAGGTTTTGGATCTGTACATTGCCTGCCGGCTGAGAGGTGGGCAGACTTTGGATCTGGACAGTGCTCTGGGGGAGTGGCAGGCTTTGGATCTGCACAATGCCAGTCTGTGGAGTATGTGGGAGGGCTTGGATCTGAATCGTACTAGTCTGCTGGGAAGCAGGCAAGGCCTGGATTTGCAGAGTGCCACCTGGCTGGGCAGCAGGCAGGCTCTGGAGATGCTGGGACTGTGGCAGGGCTTGAATCTGCAGGGTGCCTGTTGCTGGTGGAACAGTTGGCACAGCCTGGATCTGCACTGTATTCGTCTGCTGCTCTGGCAAGCTCTGGAGGACAAAAATGTTCTGCCCACCAGCCTGCAACCCCGATGTCCTCTGGATATGCATGTTAGAGACAGGCTGCATGCTAGGCCCAGTGGTGCTGGGCATCAAAATGATGTTCTGGCTGCCAGTCactgggggaggcggtggtggcaGTGACACAGGCTTCTTCCCCTTGCCTTGCCGGAGTGGGACACACTTGCTTGGGGTGGCAGGGGTGCTTGGCAAGAGGGTAAAGCTGGCCGGAGCAGTGGATGCTGTGGGTATCACTTGGGGACTGGGCAGCAGGATGAGTTTGGGGGGTGAGTTTTGGGGTGGCGGCTGTGGCTGCTGCACACTAGGGATGAGTTGCAAGCCCTGAGCTGTCTGCACTAGCAGGAAAGTTTGTGTGTTGGAAGGGCCAGCTGGGGCTGGGCTGCTGCTCAACTCCACGTTCAAAGTGGCCTGTAGGTTGGGCACGATTTGCACCTCctgagtggcagcaggtgatGGGGCGGTCGGACGGCTGGGCGTCTCGGTGCTGTTGTGAGTACGCAAGTGGCGCTGCAAGTATGAGGCCATGACAAAGGCTTTGGCGCACACTGGGCACTGGAAGGGACGCTCCCGTGAATGGGTGCGTCGGTGCAATGCCAGGTTGGAAGAGTGGGTGAAGGCCTTGCCACAGTCCCGGCAATGATAGGGTCTTTCGCCGGTATGCACTCGTTGATGCTGCCGGAGGTTGGATGTCTGGGTGAATGCCTTGCCACAGGTTTGGCAAGCAAAGGGACGCTCTCCGGTATGCAGCTGCTGGTGCCGGCGAAGGCACGACGTGTTCTTAAAGGCTTTTCCACAGTCCTGGCAGGCATATGGACGTTCCCCCGTGTGTTGCCGCAAATGGTACTGGTAGTGAGAGGCCCACTTGAACGCCAGCCCGCAGGTGGGGCAGGTGAAGGCACGCAGCCCCGTGTGAACCCGCTGGTGAATACGCAACAAGGATGAGCGCTTGAAAGCCTTCCCACACTCCCCACAGGCATAAGGACGCTCACCCGTGTGGTCTCGCAGGTGGTAACGCAGCCCAGAGGAGCCCTTGAATGCCTTCCCACATTCCCCACAAACATACGGTCGCTCGGGGGGCGGGGGTGTGGTCACGGTGGTTGCAGGTACTGGCTCGGCCTGTGCTGGGCACGTCACCTCTGCCTCTTCCAGCCGCTGCTCTGCTGGGGGGTGTGAACGCTGGTGGCCCAAGAGACTGGCCAGGGCTGGGAAAGAGCGCTCACACACCGCACAGGTATATGTGCGATCTGAAGAATGCTGGCTCTGCTGATGCCGTGCTAAGCCTGCACTGCTCTTGAAAGTCTTGCTGCACACCGAGCAAGCCAATGAGGGCAGCGGGGAGGCTGCAgatgctgcctcctcctgcacaggtggtggcggcagcggcggtggctCCGGTGGGGCTAGGTGCACTTCCTGATGGGTCAGCAACTGCTCCTGGAGGGGAAAGGTGAGCTGACAGACGCTACACCGAAACAGCATCTCTACAGTGGCCGTCGATTCCTCTAGGAAAAGCTGTGCTGGAGGGGCAACGTCAGCGTGAGTTTCTAAGTGCCGCTGGAGATAGGCGTCCGAGGCAAATGCTTTGCCACAGATAACACAGGTGTGGGCCGGGCGGGCAGCATGTGCTGAGCGACAGTGCAGTGCCAGGTTAGAAGAGTGGGTAAAACCCTTCCCACAGTCCTGGCATCGGTAGGGCCTCTCACCAGTGTGCACACGCTGGTGCTGCCGCAAGTTGGTAGACTGCGTGAAAGCCTTGCCACAGATGGGGCAGACATAAGGACGCTCACCTGTATGGGTATGGCGGTGCCGCCGCAAGCTGGAAGAGTTCTTAAAGGCCTTGTCACATGCTGGGCAGGGATAGGGGCGTTCCCCTGTGTGCTGGCGGAGGTGGTACTGGTAATGGGAAGACCACTTAAAGGCCAGGCCACACTGAGCACACTTGAAGGCACGCAAGCCCGTATGCACACTCTGGTGGATCTGAAGCAAGGAGGAACGTTTGAACGCTTTGCCGCATTCCCCACACTTGTAAGGTCGCTCGCCCGTGTGTCCGCGCTGGTGGTACAGCAAGGCCGATGACCCCTTGAAGGCCTTGGGGCACTCAGAGCACTTATAAGGGCGCTCGCCTGTGTGAGTCCGCTGGTGGTGGATGAGCCGCGATGACCACTTGAACACCTTGCCGCACTCCAGGCATTCATACTGGTGGTCGCTGCCACTCCCGCCAGGACCACCACCAGCTGGGGCCACTGCTGGCACTGCTGCTGCCTGCATCTCTAGCTGCTGGGCTCCCACCATGGCACCAAACTTCACCTGCTGGAGACAGAGAGTGTGCTGGTCACAAACAACACAGGGTTTGTCCTTACACAGCTCATTGAACCCGATCAGAGGCCTAACCCCCTCATTTGTTTCAGAGGTGTGAGACTACCTCCTCTTTCTCACATGGGAAGAAATTTGAGCAAAActatgcttatatttataaaCTCCAAATGTTATCATGTCTCAAAAAAGTTAAGCTTTTCATGTCAAGGACATTAGTcacaaatttattttattatttactttattcatttcatttttagcccccctttctccccagtggggacccaaactggcttacattgttcttctctgttttattctcacaacaaccctttgaggtaggttaggctgaatgtacATGACTTGCCAAATGAGCTTCCAAGGAAGAACGGGGACTTGAACCTAGGTCattcagatcctagcctgacacacGACACCAGCTCTCACATGGACCATGAGAGTGATAAAGATCCCTGTTTACAGCCATACCACC encodes the following:
- the ZNF628 gene encoding zinc finger protein 628 — translated: MVGAQQLEMQAAAVPAVAPAGGGPGGSGSDHQYECLECGKVFKWSSRLIHHQRTHTGERPYKCSECPKAFKGSSALLYHQRGHTGERPYKCGECGKAFKRSSLLQIHQSVHTGLRAFKCAQCGLAFKWSSHYQYHLRQHTGERPYPCPACDKAFKNSSSLRRHRHTHTGERPYVCPICGKAFTQSTNLRQHQRVHTGERPYRCQDCGKGFTHSSNLALHCRSAHAARPAHTCVICGKAFASDAYLQRHLETHADVAPPAQLFLEESTATVEMLFRCSVCQLTFPLQEQLLTHQEVHLAPPEPPPLPPPPVQEEAASAASPLPSLACSVCSKTFKSSAGLARHQQSQHSSDRTYTCAVCERSFPALASLLGHQRSHPPAEQRLEEAEVTCPAQAEPVPATTVTTPPPPERPYVCGECGKAFKGSSGLRYHLRDHTGERPYACGECGKAFKRSSLLRIHQRVHTGLRAFTCPTCGLAFKWASHYQYHLRQHTGERPYACQDCGKAFKNTSCLRRHQQLHTGERPFACQTCGKAFTQTSNLRQHQRVHTGERPYHCRDCGKAFTHSSNLALHRRTHSRERPFQCPVCAKAFVMASYLQRHLRTHNSTETPSRPTAPSPAATQEVQIVPNLQATLNVELSSSPAPAGPSNTQTFLLVQTAQGLQLIPSVQQPQPPPQNSPPKLILLPSPQVIPTASTAPASFTLLPSTPATPSKCVPLRQGKGKKPVSLPPPPPPVTGSQNIILMPSTTGPSMQPVSNMHIQRTSGLQAGGQNIFVLQSLPEQQTNTVQIQAVPTVPPATGTLQIQALPQSQHLQSLPAAQPGGTLQIQALPASQQTSTIQIQALPHTPQTGIVQIQSLPLPQSTVQIQSLPTSQPAGNVQIQNLSSYPATGTMQFQTLQPSQKVNTLQFQAVSTQQVGTLQIQTLQPSQQVGPLQLQTLPSTQQTGSLQIQNLSPSNQSVTGVEIQGLSPSQQLDGTIQIQGLVSSQEEQPLQPSEEIASIQLQALGQAQEMSEVGSALSSPHELSGVDLQQGSSPEEESQNLIVVQNSPGDELLGPGGEVESLEGVQDVHFETLQTEEGVQNVLVLRSAGGEQTRLCVQEVENIQTVEELPGLQLQGPDGGSGAGQNLLIIRSAQGEQTLQVLESVPTLQVNSPESTQPADDGSSTPQMVQLLPSPMASQGLSSIQIVQTVPNMQLVHTF